A part of Prevotella melaninogenica genomic DNA contains:
- a CDS encoding YitT family protein encodes MVRKRKNKFRDIREFLMIALAMIIGSFGWCAFLLPHHITIGGIAGIASVVQWGFNIPVQYTYLIINGILLFVALKILGWKFCVRTIFAVLVFAFSTSVLRGVFAEHPLFSDEPFLACVVGGVLLGVGVSIALQYNASSGGSDVIAAMIHKYRDVSLGRVILACDLCIITSSYLVLMNWEKVIYGYIVLFVMTYVVDYLINGMRGSVQFFVISEHWGEIGSAINNDVDRGCTVIEARGFYTGKKVGMLFVIARRSEAHSIYQVIDEIDPNAFVSQGAVNGVYGMGFDRMKVAHKKKVADEKVRTKE; translated from the coding sequence ATGGTAAGAAAAAGAAAAAACAAGTTTAGAGATATCCGCGAATTTCTGATGATTGCATTAGCTATGATCATCGGTAGTTTCGGTTGGTGTGCATTCTTATTACCACATCATATCACCATCGGTGGTATTGCTGGTATCGCATCTGTCGTTCAGTGGGGTTTTAATATCCCCGTACAGTATACTTACCTTATTATCAACGGTATATTACTCTTTGTCGCATTAAAGATATTGGGTTGGAAGTTCTGTGTCAGAACTATTTTTGCCGTATTGGTGTTTGCCTTTTCAACATCGGTACTACGTGGAGTCTTCGCTGAACATCCGCTATTTTCCGATGAGCCATTCCTCGCCTGTGTGGTAGGTGGTGTGCTGTTAGGTGTCGGAGTCAGCATTGCTTTGCAATATAATGCCAGTTCGGGCGGTTCGGATGTCATAGCAGCAATGATTCACAAGTATCGTGATGTGTCGCTCGGACGTGTTATTCTTGCTTGCGACCTTTGCATCATCACCTCCAGTTATCTGGTCTTGATGAATTGGGAAAAGGTTATCTATGGTTATATTGTCCTCTTCGTAATGACCTATGTGGTGGATTACCTTATTAATGGTATGCGCGGTTCGGTGCAGTTCTTTGTAATCTCTGAACACTGGGGAGAGATTGGTTCTGCTATTAACAATGATGTTGACCGTGGCTGTACGGTGATTGAAGCACGCGGATTCTATACAGGTAAGAAGGTGGGAATGCTCTTCGTCATCGCACGTCGTTCTGAAGCGCACTCTATCTATCAGGTTATTGACGAAATAGACCCTAACGCCTTTGTTTCACAGGGTGCCGTGAATGGTGTCTATGGCATGGGATTCGATAGAATGAAGGTGGCACACAAGAAGAAAGTTGCTGACGAGAAAGTCAGAACAAAAGAATAA
- a CDS encoding DoxX family protein codes for MKCLELLFPKAESTKTSLILLASRLVFGLTFASHGLDKLQHFSETATHFPAPFGMSGEVAVGLSIFGELVCGLAFVFGFLTRLALLPMIFTMIVAFTTVHGGSVSNGELAFLYLVIFVLSWFAGAGKFSVDGIIRSKISRGNS; via the coding sequence ATGAAATGTTTAGAATTACTATTCCCAAAAGCTGAGAGTACAAAGACATCACTTATTTTATTGGCATCACGCCTTGTGTTCGGATTGACATTTGCGAGCCACGGACTCGACAAGTTACAGCACTTCTCAGAAACAGCTACACACTTCCCTGCACCCTTCGGAATGAGTGGTGAGGTGGCAGTAGGATTGAGTATTTTCGGTGAGTTAGTATGCGGTTTGGCATTCGTTTTTGGTTTCCTCACACGTTTAGCACTCTTGCCAATGATTTTCACCATGATAGTTGCCTTCACAACTGTCCATGGCGGTTCTGTTAGCAATGGTGAGTTAGCCTTCCTTTACCTTGTCATCTTCGTTCTCTCATGGTTCGCTGGTGCTGGCAAGTTCTCTGTTGATGGCATCATCAGAAGCAAGATAAGTCGAGGTAATTCATAA
- the mnmA gene encoding tRNA 2-thiouridine(34) synthase MnmA — translation MNIQELEGKRIAVLLSGGVDSSVVVYEFARLGLHPDCFYIKIGPEEKEDWDCNSEEDLEMATLVTRRFGCKLQVIDCHKEYWDKVTRYTMEKVKAGFTPNPDVMCNRLIKFGAFDEKMGHDYDLIATGHYAQTEWIDGRKWLTTSPDPVKDQTDFLAQIYDWQLKKAIFPIGHYEKNEVREIAERENLINARRKDSQGICFLGNIDYNEYVRRYLGEQIGDVIELETGKKIGEHKGLWFHTIGQRKGLGLGGGPWFVIKKDVTKNILYVSHGYDPTTAYKKDFSLHDFHFLTEGITTLPEQITFKIRHTPEYHPATIEQLPDGRCIIHSAESIHGVAPGQFCVVYDEHHHRCFGSGEITI, via the coding sequence ATGAATATTCAGGAACTCGAAGGTAAGCGTATTGCCGTTCTCCTTTCTGGAGGAGTTGACAGTTCGGTTGTGGTTTATGAGTTTGCACGATTAGGGCTGCATCCCGACTGTTTCTATATAAAGATAGGACCAGAAGAGAAGGAAGACTGGGACTGCAACTCTGAGGAAGACCTTGAGATGGCTACACTTGTGACACGCCGCTTCGGCTGTAAGCTGCAAGTCATCGACTGTCATAAGGAGTATTGGGACAAGGTAACACGCTATACTATGGAGAAAGTGAAGGCTGGCTTTACGCCTAATCCTGACGTGATGTGCAACCGACTGATTAAGTTTGGTGCCTTTGATGAGAAGATGGGACATGACTATGACCTCATCGCAACGGGCCATTATGCACAGACAGAATGGATTGACGGACGTAAATGGCTCACCACAAGTCCTGACCCAGTAAAAGACCAGACCGACTTCTTAGCACAAATCTACGATTGGCAGCTGAAGAAAGCTATCTTCCCAATCGGACATTACGAGAAGAATGAGGTGCGAGAGATTGCCGAGCGAGAGAATCTCATCAATGCGCGCCGCAAGGATTCGCAGGGTATCTGCTTCCTTGGAAATATCGACTATAACGAGTATGTACGCCGCTATTTAGGTGAACAAATAGGCGATGTCATCGAACTCGAGACGGGAAAGAAGATTGGCGAACATAAGGGACTCTGGTTCCATACTATCGGGCAACGGAAGGGGCTCGGTCTTGGTGGTGGTCCTTGGTTCGTGATTAAGAAAGATGTAACTAAAAATATTCTATACGTTAGTCATGGCTACGACCCTACTACAGCCTATAAAAAAGATTTCTCGCTACATGACTTTCATTTCTTGACAGAAGGCATCACAACTTTACCTGAGCAGATTACCTTCAAGATTCGCCACACACCTGAGTACCATCCAGCAACTATTGAACAGTTGCCGGACGGTAGGTGTATTATCCACTCTGCCGAAAGCATCCATGGCGTTGCTCCTGGACAATTCTGTGTTGTCTATGATGAGCATCATCATCGCTGCTTTGGTTCAGGGGAGATTACAATTTAA
- a CDS encoding alanine/glycine:cation symporter family protein — translation MIELFSADGWLNQTIVSVNYFTWTYILVAGLVICALWFTWRTRFVQFRMVGEMVRLLGESTGTHDKGEKHVSSFQAFAVSIASRVGTGNLAGVASAIAIGGPGAVFWMWVIALLGSATAFIESTLAQLYKRRHADSFIGGPAYYILHGMHCKWMSKLFAVLITITFCMAYISIQSNTICGAMQKAFSIDPTWMGFALAILSLAIVFGGIQRIAKVSSVLVPLMAVGYVLLALVIIIMNIQLIPHVFRLIIENAFGIEQIAGGGLGATMMNGIKRGLFSNEAGEGSAPNIAATASTTHPVKQGLIQSLGVFTDTLLVCSCTAFIIIISGLYVNNSESGIQLTQIALESEIGAAGPIFIAIAIFFFAFSSIIGNYYYGEANVRFLTQRPSAIFMLRVITGGVMVMFGAIASLDLVWSIGDFFMALITICNLVAILTLGKYAFRLLDDYRQQKWAGVKSPIFKRESMPDIEKDIECW, via the coding sequence ATGATAGAATTGTTTTCTGCAGACGGATGGTTAAATCAAACCATAGTATCTGTTAATTATTTTACATGGACATATATCCTCGTAGCTGGGCTCGTTATTTGTGCTTTGTGGTTTACATGGCGGACGCGCTTTGTGCAGTTTCGCATGGTTGGAGAGATGGTTCGCCTATTAGGTGAGTCGACAGGAACGCATGATAAGGGCGAGAAACATGTATCATCTTTTCAAGCTTTTGCCGTTTCTATTGCCTCACGCGTCGGAACAGGAAACCTTGCTGGTGTGGCAAGTGCCATAGCTATCGGCGGTCCCGGTGCTGTCTTTTGGATGTGGGTTATTGCTCTCTTAGGCTCTGCGACAGCCTTCATCGAGTCTACACTTGCCCAGCTTTACAAGCGTCGCCATGCTGATTCGTTCATTGGCGGACCAGCCTATTACATTCTGCATGGAATGCATTGTAAGTGGATGTCGAAACTTTTTGCCGTACTGATTACGATAACTTTCTGTATGGCTTATATTTCCATACAGAGTAACACGATTTGTGGTGCAATGCAAAAGGCATTTTCTATAGATCCAACATGGATGGGCTTTGCTCTCGCTATTCTCTCTTTAGCAATTGTTTTTGGTGGTATTCAGCGTATTGCCAAGGTCAGTAGCGTACTCGTTCCGCTGATGGCAGTGGGTTATGTCCTCCTTGCTTTAGTGATAATTATAATGAATATTCAGCTCATTCCACACGTCTTCCGCCTTATTATTGAGAATGCTTTTGGTATTGAACAGATAGCTGGTGGCGGATTAGGTGCTACGATGATGAATGGTATCAAGCGTGGACTGTTTAGCAATGAGGCGGGTGAAGGCTCTGCTCCTAACATTGCTGCGACAGCATCAACCACTCACCCTGTCAAACAAGGACTTATTCAGTCCCTCGGAGTATTCACTGATACACTCCTTGTTTGTAGCTGTACGGCATTTATCATTATCATCAGTGGGCTTTATGTCAACAATTCTGAGTCGGGAATTCAGCTTACGCAGATTGCCTTGGAGAGCGAAATCGGTGCTGCCGGACCGATATTTATTGCCATAGCTATTTTCTTCTTTGCTTTCAGTAGTATTATTGGCAACTATTATTATGGTGAGGCAAACGTACGTTTTCTTACGCAACGTCCTTCGGCTATCTTCATGTTACGTGTAATAACAGGCGGTGTAATGGTGATGTTTGGAGCCATTGCCAGTCTCGACCTTGTATGGAGTATTGGCGATTTCTTTATGGCACTCATCACCATCTGCAACCTTGTCGCCATCTTAACGCTTGGCAAATATGCTTTCCGTCTGCTTGACGATTACCGTCAACAGAAGTGGGCAGGTGTGAAGAGTCCTATCTTCAAACGAGAGTCAATGCCTGATATTGAAAAAGATATTGAATGTTGGTAA
- a CDS encoding SusC/RagA family TonB-linked outer membrane protein encodes MEKRLTLFLFGLILSIGTAIGQTKINGTVFSQADNEPIIGASVMVQGTTTGTITDIDGHFSLDVPAGKKLVISYIGMVTQTVAAKDGMKVSLSNDNHQLTEVVVTGMTQQDKRLFSGAATKIDASKAKLDGMADVSRSLEGRAAGVSVQNVSGTFGTAPKIRVRGATSIYGSSKPLWVVDGVIMEDVTEVNADNLSSGDAATLISSAIAGLNADDIESFQILKDGSATSIYGARAMGGVIVVTTKKGKAGSNRISYTGEYTMRLRPSYSQFNIMNSQEQMGIYKEMAADGLFSFSRTLRAATSGIYGKMYNLLNTYDSTNGRFGIAHTEEAINDYLREAEMRNTNWFEELFRNSVSMNHSVSLSSGTDKAQYYTSFSFMDDPGWSEQSKVRRMTYSINANYNISKKVTLNLIGNTAYRKQRAPGSVNQEVDVVSGAVNRNFDINPYSYAINSSRALDPNTFYVRNYAPFNIHNELANNFINFDVLDLKMQAELKYKPISKVQLAVLGAYKYSITSQAAQIREQSNMAMAYRAMDDATIRNANPWLYLDPDQPNSLKFSVLPKGGFYNETKYRMNSWDFRATASYNDVFNEKHILNLYGGMEINNTIRTQSYFEGVGMQYGMGYLANYDYHYFKHALEDNNMYYDLYNSYNRDVSFFGTANYSWKGRYAANFTTRYEGSNRLGKSRKARWLPTWNVSGVWNAHEEPWFNKTFKNAVTHATLRASYSLTGDKPAVTNSQVIIRSKNIWRPFAVDKESGLQISRFANPDLTYEKKHEFNLGVDLGFLNNRLNVVFDWYTRNNYDLIGPRTTNGTKGTITEYANVASMKSHGEELSISSKNIMKKNFQWTTDFIFSHVKTRVTALDSRSRIMSMVSGSGFTMVGYPYRALFSWDFKGLDKHGIPQVINQEGKLTTSGVDFQSYDLDHLVYEGPTDPTVTGSFGNTFSYKGWHLSIFTTYAFGNKVRLDPFFSTYYSDMSAMPKEFRNRWTKAGDEAYTNIPAIADLRSIQQDGYLSRAYNAYNYSTERIAKGDFIRMKEISLAYDFPVQLVRHLALSSLSLKLQATNLFLIYSDKKLNGQDPEFFNSGGVALPVPRQFTLTLRLGI; translated from the coding sequence ATGGAGAAAAGATTAACTCTTTTTTTGTTTGGTCTCATCCTGTCAATAGGTACAGCGATAGGTCAGACAAAAATCAATGGTACTGTATTTTCTCAGGCTGATAATGAACCCATTATCGGTGCGTCAGTCATGGTACAAGGTACTACGACAGGTACGATTACCGATATTGATGGTCATTTTTCGCTTGATGTTCCTGCAGGAAAGAAACTCGTAATCAGTTACATTGGTATGGTCACGCAAACTGTTGCTGCCAAAGATGGTATGAAGGTGAGTCTTTCCAATGATAATCACCAGCTTACAGAGGTCGTTGTGACAGGTATGACGCAGCAGGATAAACGCCTCTTCTCTGGTGCTGCTACAAAGATTGATGCTTCAAAAGCGAAACTCGATGGTATGGCTGATGTAAGCCGTTCGCTCGAAGGTCGTGCTGCTGGTGTGAGTGTTCAGAACGTGTCGGGTACGTTCGGTACAGCACCGAAAATCCGTGTGCGTGGTGCCACGTCAATCTATGGTTCGTCAAAACCGTTGTGGGTTGTTGATGGTGTCATCATGGAAGATGTTACTGAGGTCAATGCCGACAATCTCTCATCAGGTGATGCTGCCACGCTGATTTCTTCAGCTATCGCTGGACTGAATGCTGACGACATTGAGAGTTTTCAGATTCTGAAGGATGGTTCGGCAACTTCTATCTATGGTGCGCGTGCCATGGGTGGTGTGATTGTTGTTACAACGAAGAAGGGTAAGGCGGGTAGTAATCGTATCAGCTATACTGGCGAATACACCATGCGCCTACGTCCAAGCTACTCCCAGTTCAATATCATGAACTCCCAGGAGCAGATGGGTATCTACAAAGAGATGGCAGCTGACGGACTGTTCTCCTTCTCACGTACGCTTCGTGCAGCCACGAGCGGTATCTATGGTAAGATGTATAACCTCCTCAATACCTACGATTCCACCAACGGACGTTTCGGCATAGCACATACGGAGGAAGCCATCAACGACTATCTTCGTGAGGCAGAGATGCGCAATACCAACTGGTTTGAGGAACTGTTCAGAAACTCTGTGTCAATGAACCACTCTGTATCATTGTCTTCAGGAACTGACAAGGCACAGTACTACACCTCCTTCTCTTTCATGGACGACCCAGGATGGAGCGAGCAGAGTAAAGTGCGTCGTATGACCTATTCCATCAATGCCAACTATAATATCAGTAAGAAGGTGACGCTGAACCTTATTGGCAATACGGCCTATCGTAAGCAGCGTGCACCAGGCTCGGTAAACCAGGAAGTGGATGTAGTGTCAGGAGCTGTAAACCGTAACTTTGATATTAATCCTTACTCCTATGCTATCAACTCATCCCGTGCATTGGATCCTAATACGTTCTACGTGCGCAACTATGCACCATTTAATATACACAATGAGTTGGCAAACAACTTTATTAACTTCGATGTTCTCGACCTGAAGATGCAGGCTGAACTGAAGTACAAGCCTATCAGTAAGGTACAGCTTGCAGTCCTCGGGGCTTATAAATATTCTATTACTTCACAGGCTGCACAGATTAGAGAGCAGTCTAACATGGCAATGGCCTACCGTGCCATGGACGATGCTACGATTCGCAATGCCAACCCATGGCTCTACCTTGACCCTGATCAGCCTAACTCGCTGAAGTTCTCAGTGCTACCGAAGGGTGGTTTCTATAATGAGACCAAGTACCGCATGAACAGCTGGGACTTCCGTGCAACGGCAAGTTACAATGATGTCTTCAACGAGAAGCATATCCTCAACCTTTATGGTGGTATGGAAATCAATAACACCATCCGTACACAGAGCTATTTTGAGGGCGTAGGTATGCAGTATGGCATGGGTTATCTTGCCAACTATGACTACCATTATTTTAAGCATGCACTGGAAGACAATAACATGTATTACGACCTTTATAATAGCTATAACCGTGATGTATCGTTCTTTGGTACTGCTAACTATTCATGGAAGGGACGCTATGCAGCCAACTTCACAACTCGCTATGAGGGCAGTAACCGTTTAGGTAAGTCACGTAAAGCTCGTTGGCTTCCAACATGGAACGTGTCAGGCGTGTGGAATGCACATGAAGAACCATGGTTCAATAAGACTTTCAAAAACGCCGTGACACATGCCACGCTGCGTGCATCTTACTCGTTGACAGGTGACAAGCCTGCCGTTACCAACTCGCAGGTGATTATCCGAAGCAAGAATATATGGCGTCCGTTCGCTGTTGATAAGGAGTCAGGATTGCAGATTTCACGCTTTGCCAACCCTGATTTGACCTATGAGAAGAAGCATGAATTCAACCTTGGTGTCGACCTCGGCTTCCTAAACAATCGTCTGAACGTTGTCTTTGACTGGTACACACGTAATAACTATGATCTTATTGGTCCACGTACAACTAACGGAACAAAGGGAACTATCACCGAGTATGCCAACGTTGCCAGTATGAAGTCGCATGGTGAGGAACTTTCTATCTCAAGTAAGAATATCATGAAGAAGAACTTCCAATGGACAACCGACTTCATCTTCTCCCACGTGAAAACACGAGTTACTGCTCTTGACAGCCGTTCACGCATCATGTCAATGGTGAGCGGTTCTGGTTTTACCATGGTGGGTTATCCTTATCGTGCCCTTTTCTCATGGGACTTCAAGGGACTCGATAAGCACGGTATACCACAGGTTATCAACCAGGAGGGCAAGCTGACGACAAGTGGGGTAGACTTCCAGAGTTATGATCTTGACCATTTGGTATATGAAGGTCCTACTGACCCGACTGTTACTGGCTCATTCGGCAACACCTTCTCTTATAAGGGATGGCATCTGAGTATCTTCACCACCTATGCTTTCGGTAACAAGGTGCGCCTCGATCCTTTCTTTAGCACATACTATTCTGACATGTCAGCCATGCCGAAGGAGTTCCGCAACCGATGGACGAAGGCGGGTGATGAGGCTTACACAAATATCCCTGCCATTGCTGACCTGCGTTCTATCCAGCAGGACGGCTATCTGAGCCGTGCCTACAATGCTTACAACTATTCGACCGAACGAATTGCAAAGGGTGACTTCATCCGTATGAAGGAAATATCCCTGGCATATGACTTCCCTGTGCAGCTGGTACGGCATCTTGCACTCAGCTCATTGAGTCTAAAGCTACAGGCTACCAATCTCTTCCTGATTTATTCTGACAAGAAACTCAATGGTCAGGATCCAGAGTTCTTCAATTCTGGCGGTGTGGCACTGCCTGTTCCACGTCAGTTCACGCTGACACTGCGTCTTGGAATCTGA
- a CDS encoding IS1380 family transposase: protein MTKVAIKNENLTSFGGIYHIMDVFSKLGFEKLTESVLGKRGSSGKAFSHGSIFGSLFFSYLCGGECLEDINVLIGQFKQRPNTLLPGADTVGRGLKELAEKNIVYKSETSDKSYSFNTAEKLNTLLLRMIRRMGLIKVGSHVDLDFDHQFIPAHKFDAKYSYKQDFGYFPGWASIGGIIVGGENRDGNTNVRFHQEDTLRRIMDRVTSELGVVIERFRADCGSFSKEIIQTVEQRCNTFYIRAANCGSRCEDFHQLKEWKSIEVGYERCDVTSISMDDLIEGKSYRLVVQRSLLKDKDGREQTDMFGVIYTYCCILTNNWTSTEKDIITFYNERGASEKNFDIQNNDFGWSHLPFSFMAENMVFMMVTAMLKNFYLYLVRHISEKVKPLKKTSRLKAFILHFVSVLAKWVRMGRQNVLNLYTNKTYYSEVFLE, encoded by the coding sequence ATGACAAAGGTAGCAATTAAAAACGAGAATCTCACTTCTTTCGGAGGAATTTATCATATTATGGACGTTTTCTCAAAGTTGGGCTTTGAAAAACTTACAGAATCTGTCTTGGGCAAACGTGGAAGTAGTGGCAAAGCATTCAGCCATGGAAGTATTTTCGGCTCTCTCTTCTTCAGCTACCTTTGTGGTGGAGAATGCCTTGAGGACATCAATGTGCTTATTGGGCAGTTCAAGCAGAGACCTAATACGCTATTACCCGGTGCCGACACCGTGGGGCGCGGACTAAAGGAGCTTGCCGAGAAAAATATTGTCTATAAGAGTGAGACCTCCGACAAGTCGTATAGTTTCAACACGGCAGAAAAGTTGAATACCTTACTTTTACGAATGATACGGAGAATGGGGCTTATAAAGGTGGGTAGCCATGTTGACTTAGACTTTGACCACCAGTTTATTCCAGCCCACAAGTTCGATGCAAAGTATTCTTACAAGCAGGATTTTGGCTATTTCCCTGGTTGGGCTTCCATTGGGGGAATCATAGTCGGAGGTGAGAATCGTGACGGAAACACCAATGTGAGATTCCATCAAGAAGACACGCTCCGTCGCATTATGGACCGTGTGACCTCAGAACTTGGTGTGGTAATAGAGCGTTTCCGTGCTGACTGCGGGTCGTTCTCAAAGGAAATCATCCAAACCGTAGAGCAGCGCTGCAACACGTTCTATATACGTGCTGCCAACTGTGGCAGCCGATGCGAGGACTTCCACCAGCTGAAAGAATGGAAGAGCATTGAAGTTGGTTATGAGAGATGCGATGTCACATCCATCAGCATGGACGACCTCATCGAAGGAAAGTCATACAGGCTTGTCGTACAGCGTAGTCTTTTGAAAGACAAGGATGGCAGGGAGCAGACGGATATGTTCGGAGTAATATACACATACTGCTGTATCCTCACCAATAACTGGACATCTACTGAGAAAGACATCATTACATTTTATAATGAACGTGGAGCAAGCGAAAAGAACTTTGACATACAGAACAATGACTTTGGATGGTCACATCTGCCATTTTCCTTTATGGCTGAGAACATGGTTTTCATGATGGTTACCGCCATGCTGAAGAACTTCTATCTCTATCTCGTCCGTCATATCAGCGAAAAGGTCAAGCCGCTGAAGAAGACAAGCAGACTGAAAGCCTTTATCCTGCATTTTGTCAGCGTGCTGGCAAAATGGGTGAGAATGGGAAGGCAGAACGTTCTGAACCTGTATACAAATAAAACCTACTACTCTGAAGTATTCCTTGAATAA
- a CDS encoding DUF6383 domain-containing protein, with protein MKVFSVANVKMTDVDLTGLKGAKLIAVTHTGLTSVKLPVAPNLTDLNLDGNELTDLDLSPFPSLTSVSLIGNKIKTFDLSKAPNLGIAYLSSNKMKEIKLDNPKLWNLDLSDNDLENVSLDKLPQLEQLWLNANKLTKVDVSKNTNLRVLNVVGNRLKFSTMPLPSNNGKRFDRYSYNLQAPIDVKCVDGKVDLSSEAVVGGEMTTYHWFVGNVKYIDGELQGEKLDVNDEYTVENGVTTLKLTQPITNLVCVMSNDNFPNALIYTNYIAFTPDPTGIDAVTADKDVKIHFLDGAISVLGAQNSTVAIYSIDGKLVYQGKVADDSTRISLARGTYIVRVGNKAAKISVK; from the coding sequence GTGAAAGTCTTCAGTGTTGCAAACGTTAAGATGACTGATGTAGACCTCACTGGTTTGAAGGGAGCAAAGCTCATTGCTGTAACTCATACTGGACTGACATCAGTGAAGCTTCCAGTAGCACCAAATCTTACCGACTTGAATCTTGATGGTAATGAGTTGACAGACCTTGATTTGTCTCCATTCCCAAGTCTTACATCAGTTTCCCTGATTGGTAATAAGATTAAGACATTCGACTTATCAAAGGCACCAAATCTTGGTATCGCATACCTCTCAAGCAACAAGATGAAGGAAATCAAACTTGATAACCCTAAGCTTTGGAACCTTGATTTGAGCGATAACGATCTTGAAAACGTGTCACTTGATAAACTTCCTCAACTGGAGCAGTTGTGGTTGAATGCTAACAAGTTGACAAAGGTTGACGTGTCAAAGAATACCAACCTTAGAGTTCTCAACGTTGTTGGCAACCGTCTGAAGTTCTCAACAATGCCATTGCCAAGCAACAACGGTAAACGATTTGACAGATATTCTTATAATCTTCAAGCACCAATCGACGTTAAGTGTGTTGATGGTAAGGTTGACCTCAGCTCAGAGGCTGTCGTAGGCGGTGAGATGACAACCTACCACTGGTTTGTTGGTAATGTGAAGTATATTGATGGTGAGTTGCAAGGTGAGAAGTTAGACGTCAATGATGAGTACACTGTTGAGAATGGTGTAACTACATTGAAACTCACCCAGCCAATCACGAACCTTGTTTGTGTGATGTCGAACGATAACTTCCCTAATGCTCTTATCTACACAAATTACATCGCATTTACACCTGACCCAACAGGCATTGATGCAGTGACTGCAGATAAGGATGTTAAGATTCACTTCCTCGATGGTGCAATCAGCGTTCTTGGTGCACAGAATAGCACAGTTGCTATCTACTCAATCGATGGTAAACTCGTTTACCAAGGTAAAGTTGCTGACGATAGCACACGCATATCTCTTGCTCGTGGTACCTACATCGTACGTGTAGGAAACAAAGCCGCAAAGATAAGCGTTAAATAA